From the Syngnathus typhle isolate RoL2023-S1 ecotype Sweden linkage group LG22, RoL_Styp_1.0, whole genome shotgun sequence genome, the window AAAGCTGAAGAGGAGGCGGCTCGTCTGGAGGCGGAACGTCAGGCAGCCCTGCTGGCTAAAGAAGCGCTGGCTCGCCAATCTGAAAATCAGAAGATTAGTCAGGAACAGCTGgtcagtgcttttttttttgtatttattagtATTAGGGATGGTCCACCAATGTCACATTTGTGAACAATTAGTCATGTTTTGTGTTAGGCCTCAGAGCTGAAGGAGCACACGAGCAGAATCACTCTGCTGGAGGAGGCCAGGAAACGCAAGGAGAATGAGGTGGACTCATGGCAGCTCAGGGTGAGAACACTTGGGGACTTGGGGGAGcggatgaaaaaaagaaaatcaaaggaCGTCTTAGAAGAAAACAGCATATTTGTGTTTCTCACCAGGCCAAGGAGGCCCAGGATGATCTGATTAAGACCAAGCAGGAGTTAGAGAAGGTGAGGCTGGCGGCCCCACCAGTGCTGCCGATGCAGATGCCGATGATGGCGCCAATGATGGCGCCGATGATGGCGCCGATGATGACGCCGATGCACACATCGATGTCGACGCCGATACAAATGCCAATGCAGACGCCAATGCAGACGCCAATGCAAACGCCAATGCAAACGCCAATACAAACGCCAATGCAAACGCCAATGCAAACGCCAATGCAGACGCTAAGGCCGACGCCTTTGCAAACGCTGAGGCAGATGCCGATGGAAACACCAATGGAaatgccgctgccgccgcctccCCCTCTCTCTATGTACAACTTTGACGACAACAGCGAAGACGAGGAGAACAGCAGCATGCACAGTGCCGACCTGCACAATGACAGCGTCCAAAACAATCACCGCAGGGAGGAGGATCGACGGACAGAGGCCCAGAAGAATGAGCGTGTGCAGAAACAGCTCAGGGTAACTACAGGAAATGTCCTCATACATCAGAGGCCGCCAAATGTTTGTGCTCTATGGCCACATTCgagttttaaaaccaagttaTTTAAAGTagtgtgaaaaaaatgaaaaagatttCATTGGCAAACATCTTGTCTCATTCCCTTGCTGTGTCTTCTTCAGGATTTGACCGCCGAGTTGGCCCAAGCGCGTGACGAGTCCAAGAACACCCAGAACGACCTCCTCCACTCGGCCAACGTGCGGGAAGGACGAGACAAATACAAAACCCTGCGGCAGATCCGGCAAGGCAACACCAAGCAAAGGATTGATGAGTTTGAGGCTTTATAAGGAAGACACCTGCCCTTTTAAAATTGTGTCATTAGTGTAGAAAGAAAATGATTCCAAGTAACCTCTCAGAAAGGGCTGGCACATTGTGTCTATGCACAACACTAGATGGCTCTACACTCGTTTAAATGTATGCGTAGTTTAATATTTATAGAGTAAACGGGACATTAAAAAGGGTGTTTCATCttcatttgtatatttttgctCACGATGAAAACTAAATATTATATAGTGACTAAAATAATGTCAATGTCTTATGTTACCTGCTTTTAGTCTCAGATCAAGGATGAGCCTTATTTTTGTCTTTAGATCAGTGTCGCCACTTAAAACTTGTGCTTGTGCCTTAATGTCCATGCTAGTAGAAGCATCATGGTGAATGTAACTTTTAAAACGCAGAATGCTGTTTTTGAGTGTCCTCCTTGAGCTTGATCTGAGTGCTGTAGTTTCATCAGGAGGCCACTTTGGATTCACCTTGATGAGGCCACTTTGGTTTCACCTTGGTCGCGGAAATATCTCTGTATTTGAGACATATTGCCAATAAATATATATGATTACACACTAAAGTGTTTGTGATGACACTTTCATGGTAAGGTAAAGTATTTTTTGGTTTTGAGCATTTCACTCGTGAGCAGGATTGTGATTGCATGACATCACCACTCCTACAGGATTTTTTTGCGTTTGTAGAAACCAGAGGTGGAACGTATGTTTCACAGGCTGAGAGAGAGTTCTTTGTGCGGCATTCTTGGACACCTGCGCATTCGATGACATCCAATGAAAACGCTTTGTCAGACATAAGTGCAATGCGCAATGCTCAGGGTCCGTGTCTCTCTTGGTCATtagatatttattttgaaagcagaTATTAAACGACTGCTTATTTAATTTTCGCTTCAAAACAAATCCACTTCAAAACAAATCCACACAAGTTAGAAGACTCCTTCATTTTCTCGTTTGTTGTCCGGAACGAGTAAAAAAAGTCTAACAGTttgattttcaatatttatttcgACAACAAAAATTTAACATCGTAGCACGAGACACATGGAAAAACCGGACCGTCAATTTAGGATTTCCAGTTGTCACCGACGGCATTTCACAAATTGACCAATAGACGGCGACAACGCGACGCTTGAAGACTATTGTCCTACGCATCCGGCTTGAGTCTTCCGGTAACTAGCTGCAATGCGTTTCgagtgatttatttttaaactctGTATGCACAAGCTAGGCGCATCTTTATGAGGCTTAGGTCCTCTAGTTCAGCGATCCCCAACATTTTTAGCACCACGGACCGGATTTTTGTCAGACAATAGTTTCACGGACCGGTGTTTGATAACGTCAGGATATTTTCGACAAAAGCTTATCAAAACAATATTAGAAAATACAAATCGTAATCAAATGTCACAAGCAACAAATCAAATAATCACCGACTGTACATTGTTTCAGAAGTCGTCTTTGCAAAAATCGTCCACGTTTGAAAGACAATCCCATTTCCGCAAAACAGACCAAGCACAGTCTTTTCAGCCAATCATATAGCGTGACGTCTTCAAAAGTGTTCGGGAGCCGATCTGAATACCGAGTGGATGAGGTGCCGGCTGTTATACTAGTACTATTGTGGTGAAAGTGCAAATAGGTAGTACCTTATTTGgcataaatatgaataaatataatCAATGAAATTATTAAATATGTAATTTATGCTCACATATAAATATGCTCAtcagggccggttctaggaatgcacatgagagggggcagccagaaatgtgaagggggcagtcagaaatgtgaagggggcatgttcttttttacacatttacatttacactgttagtgttttcttcacggcagttgttagccgtgtgtccagatctcaacctggagaagtggattgcactctgtcaggcctctacactaagacctgtccagcttgggtgtcccacctgaagattaaagcttctgctggtattgctcttccggtcactgaggcacgcaaaccccctgaccacaataaggtggcaatctctcagggTGGGGGGTGGACATATattatgaatgttatattaacgattatttgagttgtcgttaatcagaggcgtagccaggaatttttccagtaggggcgcacgcccacatgaaaaaaaatctaacatcaccgacgccgttcgctgatcgctaaaacaacatccgggtcagggaggcaaacggtgaatggataacatagaatagcgcaagcacattcgcgcaagaccgaaagaaaaaaacggcatgaaaatgaagaatcgaaaaagctcgatttttttcaaccggggcgcagggagtcccggcttggctacgcctctgtcgttaatcattagttatatcacgggttGCTACGACGAGTttagtggagtttttactgcttcttccaactcctaactcgttgactgtaacttgacactctctggctgcgtcttgcctcatttgcatactcacagtgattggatgtttacggaggggcgcggagtcctgacagcaggctgtgtgagggaggacactgcaccgacatgagagaagagagggggctgattaacgtgtgtttctatcagcggatttttcacttctataaGTTTGAatcgagggggcaggacatctgtttgaagggccgttgccccctcttgcccctgcgtagagccggcacTGATGCTCATGCATGCATTTTGGATTCCAATACAAGTGCAGTTGTTGAATTATCTGCTAAAATTATGGGGGTTGCAGACTGCTGAACTCTGGACAGTGGGTCGCTTCAATTCAGTTGTACAGCGCCCCTCTCTGGACATTTACACTCAGCTGTGGACACATAAGCCATCATGGAACATTTTGgaacttttatttattcatctataTCTTCCATTCTCAGTGACGGTCCTGATgaaatgttttgtgtgtttttaccTGTGGACAAAGCGGGTACCAGTTGAAGTGCTGGAAGTCTTGGTCTTCAAACTGAAAACCATCCAGCGGGATGAGGACCTCACCCAGAAAAACTTTTCTGTGCAGGGACCCCGAATGCCACACAGAGGCCTGCAATCTCTTCAAAGTCAGTAGGTGACGCTCTATGTGAaactgtgaggaaaaaaaacaaaaacatgttgcGTAAATGCCAAAAGTcccacaaatgtatttatttattgtttttactttcctttttttttattcctcataATTACTCCTTTATTCCCTTTGTTCTCTTTACAACGTTTTCCCTCGAGGGTGAAGCCTTACTTGAAAAAGCTCATTATAGACCGGGTGGACAGTGTTTCTCTTGACCGTCGTCTTGCGTTTGTCACTCTTGGGTGGCATCATGTAGAGTTTGACGTACCTACACGTGGACATTGTGCAATATTTTACTTTGATTTATTTGGATTCAAAGCAGTCAGCAGATGCATCCTGATTTCTCCTTACGGGTGACACCTCTTCTTCCCGGTGTCTCCGTGGGGTAAGTTGCGGCATGCTCCCACTGTGATCTCCAGACAGGAGGTGTGGGTCTTGTAGGCCAACGCCAGTTCCACGTCCCCACCGGCACTGATGCCCTCAAGGAGGCTGAACTCTGTGCTGATGCTGCTGTAACTGCCCtgagggaagaaaaacaaaatttacatgaagaaaaacagaaaGATCAAGTGGTGATTAAATATGTTAGCTCATACGCACTTGCTTTCCTTCTGAGTTTTCCGAACTATTGGAGGTTTCTTCTTCGGCTCCGGTGGAGCAGCCCTCCTGCTCGCTATCTTTGCTTCTGTTGAACAGGTTTGGAAGACTCGGGCCATGGTAGAGCTGATTGGAAAATGCGTATAATAGTGTTATTAAGTGTAAAGAGTAGATTTACTGGCATTTGGGTGAGGCCATATTTCCTTACTTTGACAGAATTGCTGATGTCAGTATCAGAGAGGCTCTTCTGAGTGCTGTAGTACAAATGTTGGTTGATGTTTAGCAGGTCGGTTGTCACGTTGTTTTGAGATAAAGACATCTCTGCAAACAACGAGAGCTATCAGAGCACCTCGGTGGTGTCACAGGATTTTGCGCAACACTTTTGCTGTCACACCTGATGTAATTCGGGCTTCAATAAGAGACACATTTTCTTGGCTGAGTCGTATCGTGAGGACGTGTTACATTTAAAACGGaactttcataaaaaaaaaaaaaaaaaaagaatctattcTGATTGATGACTCATTATATTGACTTCTACTCATTACTTACTTCTAAAATTATCGGTGAATGAAAACAGATCTTCCATTGATTTGGGGAAAACGCTAACCTTGTTGGAATTCTGTtgagacacaaacacaaacaaattatGAACAGCGGTTCATATTATTTGCATTCAGACTGAAAAATTTGAGTATGTATTTTACCTCTGATCTGCCCACAAAGTCAAATCCCGAGGAGGCTGGCGGAGTCGGCGCCACGATTGCTATGTGACTTTGCAAAAATATCATAAGTGTTAAATggatgcacgcacacatgcacacacaaaaagtgaGTCAAAGATACCTTAGCACATTGAAGGAGTTTAACAATTTCTCCCCAACTGTCTCATATTTGCCTGTGCAGCAGAGAAAGCAATCTTCCATTGTGCGTTCGGTAGTTGAGTCATTTGagtcaaaaaattgattcaTGAATGCAAACAAACCTGTTGTAGCCGGAATCTTTTTTGATTTTTCCTCTAAAAACCAGTCTCCGGACCGGATCTTGACTTCTCTGCAATAACGGAACAAGCAAATCATTGTTCCATCAGTTTGCACTAAATCTGAATCACACCGAGTTCAACGCAGACTACCTGTAAGCATAGCAGACTGTACACTTCCACCCCACTTCCCTCACGCTCACACGACAGCGGCTGCAGATTCGATGGCTGCACCCGCGGCAGACGGCGCCCCTGTTGCAGAACTTTCCCAGTGGCGTCTGGCAGCGGGCGCACGTCCACTCGCCGTACTCCCTGGACTCGTTCTTTGTGCCTCTTCTTCGAAGTTCCTGCAGCTGCAATTTCATCCTCCTGTGTTGACGACCGTCATAAGAATCGTCACAGAAAGGTGAATTTATGATGTCACTCACTTGATCCTGTCGTCTTCCATTGTACGCAACAGTTTATCTCTCCGAAGTACTTGCAAGATGCTCGCCCTCTCCAGATCTTCAAGCAAACTTAAATCCATCTTCAAATGAACGCCTCCACTCCGGATGATGTGTTACTTTCCCTGCTCTACACCGGACGCCTCTTAGAACTCGTCGTCATCTGGAGCTGAAAGATTCAAGAAGTGGCACATGTAAAGGTTATCTCCTCCGCCGCTCTCCACGTCATAACCAGATAGACTTCACATCCTGCTACTGTTTTCCATTCCAAACCAATTTTGTAAAAAATATTTAGTAAGGCACCTGCAAGTCTTTCCATGGTCTCGCTCAGGTCACTGTCAAAATCCATTTTGCCTCATCATCAGCTTCTCTTGAAATCACTTTGACATCTATTGAACCTCTCCTGGCAGCGAGAGCAAGTCTGCGGGGCCAAAGCAACTGTCAAACTTTGCATTATTGATAGCTCTGCTTCCTAGTTTGGTTTCATTTTTAATGGGAAACCGTCCGAGCAGCCCACATTGACGATAAAGTCAGTGTAATCGGAAATATATGAGGGAGCTGACATGTTTCCTAACCCTCAGCTGAATTTCCTGCAAGCCCCCCTAAAAAGAAGCCACAATAATCACCACAGCCTGAATGTCAGTCAACTCTCACAGTTGTCTTCTAGGGCTTGGCTGCACACATCTGTGAAATGAGGCGTCATCAAACTaccacaaaatgacaaaatcacTCCTCAAACGTATAATCATAGTCATGAAACCAAATTTAAATGGTACAAAGTACAAGTGCTTACCTTCTGGCCCAGCATGGAGATGTCGTTGTTGCCTTCACACAtttcccttccttttttttctgttgcaaTGTGTGATGAATGCTTCCTGGGTTTGTTTTCCTTCCGCCAATTTCAGTGTCAGAGTCTTACCTCGACACGCAAATGCATTTTATACTGGCCTTTTTTCAAGGCATTGAAGGATCCCGAGACCAGCTGTAAAGTATTACAGTATCATGCAAACTAACTAAATGAATTaaaggataaataaataaatacataaataaataaaatctgatATTGTTTAAGTCTTCTTTGCCAGTAGTTGGTGCTCCACAAGAACACTTGTGTTCTATAAAAACTTTATAAAAGCTTTATCAAGTTATTTAGTGTCACAAATATATTCATTTACATCTaatgcaggggtctcaaactccagtcctcgggggccgcattcctacatgttttccaagtttccctaattaaacacacctgattcaaatgatcagttcatcctcacgttctgcaggagcctgataattgaatcaggtgtgtttaacgagggaaacttgggaaAGATGTAAGAATgaggcccccgaggactggagtttgagacccctgatctaatgaaaataaaacacaaagtgGTCAAATGGCACAAGACAACCAGTGAACCCATGCACATGCACTGATACAGTCTTCACATTTTTTTGCAACAGAAATTGGGTAGGAACTTGGCTTCTAGAAGTttaacaggtcagtggatgatgcggtcaacatgggactgcactacatcctgcaccatctggacaccccaggaacgtacgcaaggatcctgttcgtggacttcagctcgccgttcaacaccatcgctcctgacatcctccaacagaagctcatccagcttgcggtgcctgcctccacctgtcagtggatcaccagcttcctgaccaacaggagacagcgtgtgaggctggggggcatcacatctgacacccggaccaccaatactggagcccctcaggggtgcgtcctctccccactgctcttctctttcCACACCAATGatctctcctcaggtgactctcctgtgaagctcctgaagtatgcagacgacactactctcatcggactgatccaggacggggATGAGAATGCGTACAGACAAGAttgtggagcggctggtccactggtgcagccaaaaccacctggagctgaacccgctcaagaccgtggagctgacaatggacttcaggcgagacacttcaccacttttacccctcactatccgcagtaatactattctccccacagacaccttcaagttcctgggaaccacaatctctcgggacctgaaatggaccggccacatagactctgtccggaagaaggcccagcagaggctgtacttcctgagacagctcaagaagttcaacctgccgcgagagcttctgaagaccttctacactgccatcattcagtctgtcctctgcacctccatcactgtctggtttggatcggcctccaaacaagacaagcacagactgcaacggacaatcaggactgcagaaaagatcattggaatcaacctcccatctatccaagacttgtacctgtccaggaccaggaaacatgcaacgaacatctctacagacccttctcacctaggttgcagtctgtttgaactactcccctccggacggcgttatagagctcggtaggccaaaaccagcagacacagagacagcttcttcccccaggctgttgctctgatgaactcacaccactcttagagtctcagagtcattactgtgcaataccatcctgctcttcacaccttttttgaatttgtgtacactgtttttgccatttttcacatgtcctgagtgttgttagtcacctaaatgttgaacagagggtgtgttttaccgtagtcaaattccttgtttggcacgctcaaacatggcgaataaaaactcttgaatcttgaatttttatTATCTAATATCAAGTTCACCTTTGGAACTATCTACAGTACTGAAAtcatttttgtattgtttacttgaatgttttgtttgtctgtggaccaattgggtCTCATATGtctttcgatctctttgtatgtcgaCGTGAGGATAttaacaataaagcagactttgactttctgTGATTTTCTTTCTTGAGATGCATTGCGGAGgtgtttttctgaactgtggACGCACATTTCAGCAGAATTATTTGGATTTGTTTCAGTCCGTCTTTGGTTCTGGTTTCCAGAAGCAAAATAAAAGTAATTCAATGACACAAGGAACAAGATCTACAACCGGGGTATGGCATTCAGTATTTACAACAATCATTTTAAATGCCATAATCCcagattttttaaatgaacgAAGCACCAAGTGAAGccagagcgcttttttttttcttcatctgatCTACAGTTAATGGAGTTCAAACACTGTGTAAAAAAGTCTTGAGCTGTAGCGTCTCTTCAACGGACAACCTATCGTGGTAAAAACTTAGTCCAGTCAGCAGTTCCACATCACGGACGCGAGCCGCGTGCAGCTGGATCCATTCCTCCATCCATCTTAAATCTGAGGAGGTCTACAGATCAACGGGAAGGTGACCAATTTTAGAGGAGCCAGCGAAGCGTCTTAACCACGTATCGGTGGTGTTACTCACGGAGCAGGTGTCGGTGTATTCCGCTCTGTGTGGGAGGATGAAGGACTTGACCCTGAGAGGACCATTGCAGTTCCCAGAATCAAAGGTAGAATTCTTACAACTGGTCAGGATCACGAAAAAATGCGATGGCGTTGTGGCCTCATTTCTGGAGAAATATAAGATCATGTCAATCCAGCACATTATTACACAGCCAATTTGTGATGGACTTACGGCGCGAGGCTCTTGAAGGCGTCAACTTTTCCATTATAATCTTCATCAAATATTGGACCACTCATGACCTTGACTCCATTCATCTGCTTTGAATACTTTGGAAGCATGACACCATGGAAGTACTCCCAAATATCTGATggaagacaaaatgcacacaaaaatattatattttatgtACAACGCTCATTATGTCGGATCTGACATGCAGGATCCCAAATCAGCCACTTGAGGGCAGCATCTGCAACAGTGAGTCCCCAAATAGTCAAAGTCCCCCTGCAGGGAGTGAGTGAATTTTCCATTGTGGTGGGTGGTcccaaagaaaacatttgccTTCCTAATGTGTTCATCACACAGCAGACATTTCAACAAAAGCATTATGGGTGGAGAAAAAaatacagcagaaaaaaaaccccagaagACTTGAAAGactaaattaaaaagaaaaacaatcctgATATTACCATTCACATCTAAAAACTGCCATCAGATATGTTTGCAGATACAAATATCTCACTTTTAAATTCAGGGAACATTGGTACCATGTTGCTGGAGATGAGTGAGTCTGCTGCTCCTTGTTTGTTATTCAGGTCTTTTGGAAGAAAAGAAGCAAGAGATGCAAATAATACGTTAGCAATACACACGACAGTGAACAATTTAACAATCGTGCTACAATATTGCTTTGGCGCATGTTAATCATGCCAAGGAAACCTCAAGTGATTGAAGCAGCTTTATTTAGCCAAAAATAGTCCTTTGCCGCCACCACTCAATTTCTCACGGATT encodes:
- the sytl3 gene encoding synaptotagmin-like protein 3 isoform X4, whose translation is MICLFRYCREVKIRSGDWFLEEKSKKIPATTGLFAFMNQFFDSNDSTTERTMEDCFLCCTGKYETVGEKLLNSFNVLSHIAIVAPTPPASSGFDFVGRSENSNKVSVFPKSMEDLFSFTDNFRKMSLSQNNVTTDLLNINQHLYYSTQKSLSDTDISNSVKLYHGPSLPNLFNRSKDSEQEGCSTGAEEETSNSSENSEGKQGSYSSISTEFSLLEGISAGGDVELALAYKTHTSCLEITVGACRNLPHGDTGKKRCHPYVKLYMMPPKSDKRKTTVKRNTVHPVYNELFQFHIERHLLTLKRLQASVWHSGSLHRKVFLGEVLIPLDGFQFEDQDFQHFNWYPLCPQCPPSHSLLSGLRAPP
- the sytl3 gene encoding synaptotagmin-like protein 3 isoform X3, translated to MDLSLLEDLERASILQVLRRDKLLRTMEDDRIKRMKLQLQELRRRGTKNESREYGEWTCARCQTPLGKFCNRGAVCRGCSHRICSRCRVSVREVGWKCTVCYAYREVKIRSGDWFLEEKSKKIPATTGKYETVGEKLLNSFNVLSHIAIVAPTPPASSGFDFVGRSENSNKVSVFPKSMEDLFSFTDNFRKMSLSQNNVTTDLLNINQHLYYSTQKSLSDTDISNSVKLYHGPSLPNLFNRSKDSEQEGCSTGAEEETSNSSENSEGKQGSYSSISTEFSLLEGISAGGDVELALAYKTHTSCLEITVGACRNLPHGDTGKKRCHPYVKLYMMPPKSDKRKTTVKRNTVHPVYNELFQFHIERHLLTLKRLQASVWHSGSLHRKVFLGEVLIPLDGFQFEDQDFQHFNWYPLCPQCPPSHSLLSGLRAPP
- the sytl3 gene encoding synaptotagmin-like protein 3 isoform X1, coding for MDLSLLEDLERASILQVLRRDKLLRTMEDDRIKRMKLQLQELRRRGTKNESREYGEWTCARCQTPLGKFCNRGAVCRGCSHRICSRCRVSVREVGWKCTVCYAYREVKIRSGDWFLEEKSKKIPATTGLFAFMNQFFDSNDSTTERTMEDCFLCCTGKYETVGEKLLNSFNVLSHIAIVAPTPPASSGFDFVGRSENSNKVSVFPKSMEDLFSFTDNFRKMSLSQNNVTTDLLNINQHLYYSTQKSLSDTDISNSVKLYHGPSLPNLFNRSKDSEQEGCSTGAEEETSNSSENSEGKQGSYSSISTEFSLLEGISAGGDVELALAYKTHTSCLEITVGACRNLPHGDTGKKRCHPYVKLYMMPPKSDKRKTTVKRNTVHPVYNELFQFHIERHLLTLKRLQASVWHSGSLHRKVFLGEVLIPLDGFQFEDQDFQHFNWYPLCPQCPPSHSLLSGLRAPP
- the sytl3 gene encoding synaptotagmin-like protein 3 isoform X2 encodes the protein MDLSLLEDLERASILQVLRRDKLLRTMEDDRIKRMKLQLQELRRRGTKNESREYGEWTCARCQTPLGKFCNRGAVCRGCSHRICSRCRVSVREVGWKCTVCYAYREVKIRSGDWFLEEKSKKIPATTGLFAFMNQFFDSNDSTTERTMEDCFLCCTGKYETVGEKLLNSFNVLSHIAIVAPTPPASSGFDFVGRSENSNKVSVFPKSMEDLFSFTDNFRKMSLSQNNVTTDLLNINQHLYYSTQKSLSDTDISNSVKLYHGPSLPNLFNRSKDSEQEGCSTGAEEETSNSSENSEGKQGSYSSISTEFSLLEGISAGGDVELALAYKTHTSCLEITVGACRNLPHGDTGKKRCHPYVKLYMMPPKSDKRKTTVKRNTVHPVYNELFQFHIERHLLTLKRLQASVWHSGSLHRKVFLGEVLIPLDGFQFEDQDFQHFNWYPLCPQLSVNVQRGALYN